A window of the Dyadobacter pollutisoli genome harbors these coding sequences:
- a CDS encoding CBS domain-containing protein, which produces MLAASLINPMIPVLKPSDSVSTALDWMDEFGVKQLIVADNGLYQGIVSEDILFDVTDSAELLARIIIQHKDIFASEDQHPYELLRIVNQFGLQIIPVLHDDRSFAGSILVNELVEHFVNDLGVQEKGAVIVLKIAERSYSLSEISRLIESNGTKILSSYYSSGESYDPTNEAKLTLKLNRTHITPIIATLERFGYEVEEAHANDPIESVDQERLDMLLRYLAT; this is translated from the coding sequence ATGCTCGCTGCTTCTCTCATTAATCCCATGATTCCCGTTCTTAAACCGAGTGATTCGGTGAGCACGGCATTGGACTGGATGGATGAATTCGGCGTTAAGCAATTAATCGTGGCGGATAACGGGTTATATCAGGGCATTGTTTCCGAAGACATTCTTTTCGATGTGACGGACAGTGCCGAGTTGCTCGCCCGGATTATTATTCAGCATAAGGACATTTTTGCGTCGGAAGATCAGCACCCTTATGAGCTTCTCCGGATTGTGAACCAGTTTGGCTTGCAAATTATTCCGGTGCTGCACGACGACAGGAGCTTCGCCGGAAGCATACTGGTTAATGAACTGGTGGAGCATTTTGTCAACGATCTCGGTGTTCAGGAAAAAGGTGCAGTAATTGTACTTAAAATAGCTGAACGCAGTTATTCCCTTTCAGAAATAAGCCGTCTGATCGAATCAAACGGGACCAAAATTTTAAGCAGCTATTATTCATCCGGTGAAAGCTACGATCCGACGAATGAAGCAAAGCTTACTTTAAAACTCAACCGCACTCATATTACCCCGATCATTGCAACGCTCGAACGCTTCGGTTATGAAGTGGAAGAGGCGCATGCTAACGATCCGATCGAAAGTGTAGACCAGGAGCGCCTGGACATGCTTTTGAGATACCTCGCCACCTAG
- a CDS encoding complex I subunit 4 family protein: MLTLLLILLPIAAGVITLLSGDRLAKQVALLGGLVSLGVAVTAWMQFDPAAGSQFGFKYAWVASGGISFAAGIDGISMVLVLLTTFLTPLIILSAFKHEYKNSATFYSLILFMESALIGVFTATDAFLFYLFFEAALIPVYFLAAVWGGENRLKVTLKFFIYTIFGSLFMMVALVYLYYQTPGTHSSEITAFYQLQLSPMVQGFIFWAFFIAFAIKMPLFPFHTWQPDTYTESPTPATMLLSGIMLKMGVYGLIRFLLPIVPEGMETWGMMAMILSVIGIIYGSIIAIQQSDMKRLIAYSSFAHVGLMAAGVFSSSLNGLQGALIQMLAHGINVIGLFFIIDIIYSRTKTRYLDQLGGISQSTPHLSVYFMVLLLGSVALPLTNGFVGEFLLLSSVFQYDGWLGAIAGLTIILGSVYMLRLFQKSMFGPKSKWVEGFQDLTASERAVLLPLIIMVFWIGIYPSTFLKLTEPAVSQLLQLVNN; the protein is encoded by the coding sequence ATGCTTACTCTTCTTTTAATACTTTTACCGATAGCAGCAGGTGTTATCACCCTTTTGTCCGGTGACCGCCTGGCAAAACAGGTAGCGTTATTGGGCGGCCTGGTTTCGCTCGGCGTCGCTGTCACCGCCTGGATGCAGTTTGACCCTGCGGCAGGTAGTCAGTTTGGTTTCAAATATGCGTGGGTTGCTTCTGGCGGTATATCATTTGCTGCCGGTATCGACGGGATCAGCATGGTGCTGGTGCTCCTCACCACTTTCCTGACGCCGCTGATCATTCTGTCCGCATTCAAGCACGAGTACAAAAATTCAGCTACGTTCTATTCGCTGATCCTGTTTATGGAATCGGCCCTGATCGGGGTTTTTACAGCGACTGACGCATTCCTTTTTTATCTTTTCTTCGAAGCAGCGCTGATTCCGGTTTACTTTCTGGCGGCAGTCTGGGGTGGAGAAAATCGCTTGAAAGTCACATTGAAATTCTTCATTTATACGATCTTCGGTAGCTTGTTCATGATGGTGGCGTTGGTTTATTTGTATTACCAAACACCGGGTACGCATTCTTCCGAAATTACCGCATTCTATCAGCTGCAGTTGAGCCCGATGGTTCAGGGCTTTATTTTCTGGGCATTCTTCATTGCCTTTGCCATTAAAATGCCTTTGTTCCCTTTTCATACCTGGCAGCCGGATACTTACACGGAATCTCCCACTCCTGCAACGATGCTGTTATCCGGTATCATGCTCAAAATGGGGGTATATGGTCTGATCCGCTTCCTGCTGCCCATCGTTCCCGAAGGAATGGAAACATGGGGAATGATGGCGATGATCCTGTCCGTGATCGGAATCATTTATGGCTCCATCATCGCGATCCAGCAAAGCGATATGAAGCGTCTGATCGCTTACTCGTCATTTGCACACGTCGGACTGATGGCCGCCGGAGTTTTCTCATCTTCACTCAATGGTTTGCAAGGTGCTTTGATCCAGATGCTCGCTCACGGTATCAATGTGATCGGCCTCTTCTTCATTATTGATATTATTTATTCGAGAACAAAAACCCGTTACCTCGACCAACTGGGCGGTATCAGCCAGTCTACACCACATTTGAGCGTCTACTTTATGGTATTGCTGCTCGGAAGTGTTGCATTGCCCCTAACCAATGGTTTTGTAGGTGAATTTCTGCTGCTTTCAAGCGTATTCCAATATGACGGCTGGCTGGGCGCCATCGCCGGGTTAACGATCATCCTGGGCTCCGTTTATATGCTGCGCTTGTTTCAGAAATCAATGTTCGGGCCGAAATCCAAGTGGGTTGAAGGCTTTCAGGACCTTACTGCAAGCGAACGCGCTGTACTATTGCCGCTGATCATCATGGTTTTCTGGATTGGTATTTACCCAAGCACATTTTTGAAACTAACCGAACCTGCTGTAAGCCAACTTTTGCAACTGGTAAATAACTAA
- a CDS encoding alpha/beta hydrolase, translating into MMSINRFLTLLLVALPSIWIFTAAQTTIPLYPHKIPNALPSKDQETNKDNVIRNVSKPTLSIFLPDAAVANGTAVIVCPGGGYGVLVIDREGYQVAKELNKSGIAAFVLKYRLPSEETMQDKSLGPLQDAQQAIKTVRERAAEWKIDPQKIGIMGFSAGGHLAATAGTHYDSTFIANTNKTSLRPDFMILVYPVISLLDKIGHKGSASNLLGASPGIEKAKYFSNELQVTKTTPPAFLTHAGDDTVVPVSNSIKFYEALNAKGVPSDLHIYAKGEHGYLKVPSFEEWYGRCRQWMRTNGFLPSN; encoded by the coding sequence ATGATGTCTATCAACAGGTTCCTGACACTTTTGCTCGTCGCTTTACCAAGTATTTGGATATTTACTGCGGCGCAAACTACGATTCCCCTGTACCCCCATAAGATCCCAAATGCATTGCCTTCGAAAGACCAGGAAACGAATAAGGACAACGTTATACGAAACGTTTCCAAGCCTACGCTGAGCATTTTTCTCCCTGACGCTGCTGTCGCAAATGGTACCGCGGTAATTGTGTGCCCGGGTGGCGGTTATGGCGTGCTCGTGATAGACCGGGAGGGCTACCAGGTGGCGAAGGAGCTCAACAAGTCGGGGATAGCTGCTTTTGTACTGAAATACAGACTGCCGAGTGAAGAAACAATGCAGGATAAGTCGCTAGGGCCTTTACAGGATGCGCAGCAGGCGATTAAAACTGTGAGGGAACGGGCTGCTGAATGGAAAATCGATCCCCAAAAAATAGGGATAATGGGTTTTTCGGCCGGAGGTCACCTTGCTGCAACCGCGGGGACACATTATGACAGTACTTTCATCGCCAACACGAATAAGACAAGCCTTCGCCCCGACTTTATGATATTGGTTTATCCTGTGATCAGTTTACTGGATAAAATCGGGCACAAAGGTTCTGCTTCCAACTTATTGGGTGCTTCACCTGGAATAGAGAAAGCGAAATATTTCTCCAACGAATTGCAGGTTACCAAAACAACGCCTCCTGCTTTTTTGACCCATGCCGGGGACGATACGGTGGTACCGGTGTCGAACAGTATCAAGTTTTACGAGGCGCTCAATGCAAAAGGCGTGCCTTCGGACCTGCATATTTATGCCAAGGGCGAACATGGCTACTTGAAAGTCCCTTCATTTGAGGAATGGTACGGGCGATGCCGTCAATGGATGCGGACCAATGGTTTTTTACCATCTAATTGA
- a CDS encoding alpha/beta fold hydrolase: protein MKYSVHAEGRFQFIDEGKGETLLLLHGLFGALSNWDGIIDHFSSRYRVIIPLLPIYELPPREAGLEALLAFLEDFVSFKNLTNVTVIGNSLGGHIGLLYTLKNQSNVHKLVLTGSSGLFENSMGGSFPKRGSYDYIKERVAYTFYDPEVATKDLIDEVFETTSSIPKCMSIVGIAKSAQRHNLAKDLHEIHVPTLLVWGLNDTITPPHVGYEFNRLIAGSELYFIDKCGHAPMMEHPHEFNIILESFVQKHISVPIA from the coding sequence ATGAAATATTCAGTACATGCAGAAGGCAGGTTTCAGTTTATCGACGAGGGAAAAGGCGAAACATTACTGCTTTTGCATGGCCTTTTCGGTGCATTGAGTAACTGGGACGGCATTATCGATCATTTTTCAAGCCGTTACCGGGTTATTATTCCTCTACTACCCATTTACGAACTACCTCCCCGTGAGGCAGGCCTTGAAGCACTTCTCGCATTTTTAGAAGATTTCGTTTCATTCAAAAATCTGACTAATGTTACTGTGATCGGTAACTCCCTGGGAGGTCATATCGGGTTACTTTATACATTGAAAAATCAGAGCAATGTTCACAAGCTGGTTTTGACTGGCAGCTCGGGTTTATTTGAGAATTCAATGGGTGGTTCCTTTCCAAAAAGAGGAAGCTATGATTATATCAAGGAACGTGTTGCGTATACATTCTACGATCCGGAAGTAGCCACCAAAGACCTTATCGATGAGGTGTTTGAGACCACTTCCAGTATTCCGAAATGTATGAGCATCGTTGGCATTGCCAAATCAGCCCAGCGCCACAATCTCGCCAAAGACCTTCATGAGATCCACGTTCCTACCCTGCTCGTTTGGGGCCTGAACGATACCATTACACCGCCGCACGTAGGTTACGAGTTCAACCGCCTGATCGCTGGCTCAGAATTGTATTTTATTGATAAGTGCGGCCACGCCCCCATGATGGAACATCCGCATGAATTCAATATTATATTGGAAAGCTTTGTACAAAAGCACATTTCAGTTCCGATTGCCTGA
- a CDS encoding NADH-quinone oxidoreductase subunit N, with product MYPIILLSFLGVVTLFLGFSKSKNILLPATLLFLIIALASNFIEWNKGPLLYFYDMLRVDNVTLAFNGIILLSAFMIVAISGGFQDNADSEPAEYYGLMLFSLVGAIMMVGFEHLIMLFIGVEILSVAMYILTGSNKRNLRSNEAALKYFLMGAFATGFMLFGMTLLYGATGSFKLAQIQGFASNIPAGTQSYILYAGLLLLLIGMLFKVSAAPFHFWTPDVYEGAPTIFTTFMSTVVKTAGFAALFRLLSSSFSNIYGFWWIVIAAIAVLTLLVGNIGATSQNSFKRMLAYSGISHAGYLLIALTALTKPSQNAIIFYSLAYSLSTISAFGVLMLVSKEKTIEGQPNERYEAFNGLAKQNPLLAFVLAVSMLSLAGIPLTAGFWGKFFIFTSAAERGIIWITVIAVLMSTVGIYYYFRVIISSYLKEGDLIKIRVAPFYQVILVLATFLTILFGLAPGIFEGFM from the coding sequence ATGTATCCCATTATATTGTTGTCATTTCTTGGAGTCGTTACCCTTTTTCTGGGCTTCTCGAAATCTAAAAACATCCTGCTTCCTGCGACCCTTCTGTTTCTGATCATTGCATTAGCGAGCAATTTTATAGAATGGAACAAAGGCCCGTTGCTGTATTTTTATGACATGTTGCGGGTCGACAACGTTACGCTGGCTTTTAACGGGATCATATTACTTTCTGCTTTTATGATCGTGGCCATTTCAGGTGGATTCCAGGACAATGCAGATTCTGAACCCGCTGAATATTATGGTCTAATGCTCTTTTCACTCGTAGGAGCGATTATGATGGTCGGTTTCGAACATTTGATCATGCTTTTTATCGGGGTCGAAATCCTTTCCGTTGCCATGTACATTCTGACGGGTAGCAACAAACGAAATCTGCGCTCCAATGAGGCTGCATTGAAATATTTCCTGATGGGTGCATTCGCGACCGGCTTTATGCTTTTCGGCATGACGCTGCTCTATGGTGCTACCGGTTCATTCAAACTTGCCCAGATTCAGGGATTCGCTTCCAATATTCCAGCCGGAACTCAGTCTTACATTCTATATGCTGGCTTGCTGTTATTGCTGATCGGAATGCTCTTCAAAGTTTCAGCAGCTCCATTCCATTTCTGGACGCCCGATGTATATGAAGGTGCGCCTACTATTTTTACAACATTCATGTCAACGGTTGTAAAAACGGCCGGATTTGCAGCGTTATTCAGGTTATTAAGCAGTTCTTTCTCCAACATTTATGGCTTCTGGTGGATTGTGATCGCGGCCATAGCGGTACTCACGCTCCTGGTAGGAAATATCGGCGCCACAAGCCAGAACAGCTTCAAGAGAATGCTCGCGTATTCAGGTATCTCGCATGCCGGTTACCTGCTCATCGCATTAACAGCCCTCACCAAGCCTTCTCAGAACGCCATCATATTTTACTCGCTTGCCTACTCGCTTTCGACTATCTCAGCATTTGGTGTTTTAATGTTGGTTTCAAAAGAAAAAACCATCGAAGGACAGCCCAACGAACGCTACGAAGCTTTCAACGGGCTTGCCAAGCAAAACCCTTTACTCGCTTTCGTACTCGCGGTGTCCATGCTATCACTGGCCGGAATACCATTGACAGCCGGATTCTGGGGTAAGTTTTTCATTTTTACCAGTGCCGCTGAAAGAGGAATTATCTGGATCACAGTCATTGCAGTGTTAATGTCCACAGTCGGTATTTATTATTATTTCCGGGTGATCATTTCATCTTATCTGAAAGAGGGAGACCTTATCAAAATCAGGGTAGCGCCTTTCTATCAGGTCATTCTCGTACTTGCAACATTCCTTACCATTCTGTTTGGACTCGCTCCGGGCATCTTTGAAGGATTTATGTAA
- a CDS encoding NAD kinase, with amino-acid sequence MKIAIHGRNFNESARPFIENMFNELSRRKVEVQLSRPFRIFLDQTGIAHFSTLVYEKPEELFDARLVVSMGGDGTLLETITHVGKRQIPAIGINVGRLGFLATVSPERIADMITALETSQFRIDERTLVAIDSNIDLFDGLNFGLNDFTITKTDTSSMITVHTYLNGEFLNSYWADGLIVSTPTGSTGYSLSCGGPVLVPHSQNFIITPISPHNLNVRPLVVEDTAVIKLEVKSRSNNFLVSLDARSRVVDENTQLTVRKADFTAKLIKMLDDSFLNTLRSKLSWGLDMRN; translated from the coding sequence ATGAAAATAGCAATTCACGGACGTAACTTTAATGAGTCCGCCCGCCCGTTCATTGAAAACATGTTCAACGAACTGTCCCGTCGCAAAGTTGAAGTCCAGCTTTCCAGGCCCTTCCGGATATTCCTCGACCAAACCGGGATTGCTCACTTTTCTACCCTTGTTTACGAAAAACCCGAAGAGCTTTTTGACGCGCGCCTTGTCGTCAGCATGGGCGGCGACGGCACCTTGCTCGAAACCATCACACACGTTGGAAAACGACAAATTCCAGCCATCGGTATTAATGTAGGCAGACTGGGATTTCTGGCCACAGTTTCTCCCGAAAGAATCGCTGACATGATTACCGCACTGGAAACCAGCCAGTTTCGCATTGACGAAAGAACATTGGTTGCCATTGATTCCAATATTGATCTGTTTGACGGACTGAATTTTGGATTGAATGATTTCACCATCACCAAAACGGATACGTCGTCCATGATCACCGTACATACCTACCTGAACGGCGAGTTTTTGAACTCCTATTGGGCTGACGGACTCATCGTATCGACGCCTACCGGCTCTACGGGCTATTCCCTGAGCTGCGGTGGGCCTGTACTGGTGCCGCATTCACAAAACTTCATCATCACGCCCATCAGCCCACATAACCTGAATGTGAGGCCGCTGGTTGTAGAGGATACCGCAGTGATCAAGCTGGAGGTAAAAAGCCGCAGTAATAATTTCCTGGTTTCGCTCGACGCCCGGTCCCGGGTAGTGGACGAAAATACGCAACTGACCGTCAGGAAAGCAGATTTCACTGCAAAGCTGATCAAAATGCTCGACGATAGTTTTTTAAATACCCTCAGAAGCAAGTTGTCATGGGGACTTGATATGCGCAATTGA
- the nuoL gene encoding NADH-quinone oxidoreductase subunit L, whose translation MSASLLILIPLLPLLGFLINGLGFPNIPKGAAGIIGTLAVVASFVLSVMTFNAFLASGSQPLIVPLFDWITVGALNIPFSFQVDQLSLLMLMIITGVGSLIHIYSIGYMHHDSGFGKFFAYLNLFLFFMLLLVLGSNYVIMFIGWEGVGLCSYLLIGFWNKNTNYNNAARKAFIMNRVGDLGFLLGIFTIIATFGSVEYSEVFSKATSFPIGDPAIIAITLFLFIGAMGKSAQIPLYTWLPDAMAGPTPVSALIHAATMVTAGIYMVIRSNVLYSLAPSTLEIVGIIGAATALFAASIGLLQNDIKKVLAYSTVSQLGYMFMGLGAMAYSASMFHVITHAFFKALLFLGAGSVIHAMSDEQDIRSMGGLRKKLPVTFLTFLIATIAISGIPPFAGFFSKDEILAHVFEHNKVLWVIGVLGSLMTSFYMFRLLFLTFFGTFRGTHEQEHHLHESPASMTIPLIILAVLSAVGGFIGVPEALHGTHYLAEFMSPLYDAARQVNPTAFEATTLSHSEEYLLMGVSVAVALVSAIVAYVMYVQKASVPAADTSEKSSLQKLVYNKYYVDELYDSVFVKPMKTLSNILYSFGEFFIDLLVNAAVRIIGTLAKLLKKTQTGSTGDYVFAMVLGIVVLLFWKLLL comes from the coding sequence ATGTCTGCATCATTACTCATTCTGATTCCGCTGTTACCATTACTTGGTTTCCTGATCAACGGACTCGGATTCCCCAATATTCCAAAAGGAGCCGCCGGAATTATCGGAACACTGGCCGTGGTGGCGAGTTTCGTTTTATCCGTCATGACTTTCAATGCATTTCTGGCATCCGGAAGTCAGCCGCTGATAGTCCCGCTTTTTGACTGGATCACAGTGGGCGCCCTGAACATTCCATTTTCTTTCCAGGTCGACCAGCTTTCTCTTTTAATGCTGATGATCATTACCGGAGTGGGTTCGCTGATCCACATTTATTCCATTGGTTATATGCATCACGATTCCGGTTTTGGTAAGTTCTTTGCCTACCTGAACCTGTTTTTGTTTTTCATGTTGCTGCTGGTTTTGGGTTCCAATTATGTGATCATGTTCATTGGCTGGGAAGGTGTGGGATTATGCTCCTACCTGCTGATTGGCTTTTGGAATAAAAATACAAACTACAACAATGCTGCCCGCAAGGCATTCATTATGAACCGTGTAGGTGATCTTGGCTTTCTGCTGGGTATCTTCACGATCATTGCTACGTTCGGTTCGGTAGAATATTCGGAAGTATTCAGTAAAGCTACCAGTTTCCCGATCGGTGACCCTGCGATCATTGCCATTACATTGTTTCTGTTTATCGGGGCAATGGGTAAGTCAGCCCAGATACCGCTGTACACCTGGTTACCTGATGCGATGGCTGGCCCTACACCCGTTTCAGCATTGATCCACGCAGCTACCATGGTTACTGCCGGTATTTACATGGTGATCCGTTCCAATGTCTTGTACTCCCTCGCTCCTTCTACTTTGGAGATTGTGGGTATCATTGGAGCTGCTACTGCATTGTTTGCCGCGTCCATTGGTCTTTTACAAAACGATATCAAGAAAGTACTGGCCTACTCTACTGTGAGTCAGCTGGGTTATATGTTTATGGGCTTAGGCGCGATGGCTTATTCAGCATCGATGTTCCATGTCATTACCCATGCATTCTTCAAAGCATTGTTATTCCTCGGGGCAGGTAGCGTCATTCACGCCATGTCCGACGAGCAGGATATCCGTTCCATGGGGGGATTGAGGAAAAAACTACCAGTTACCTTCCTGACTTTTCTGATTGCTACCATCGCCATTTCAGGTATCCCGCCATTTGCAGGGTTTTTCTCCAAAGATGAAATTCTAGCCCATGTATTTGAACACAATAAGGTTCTTTGGGTAATTGGTGTGCTGGGTTCTTTGATGACCTCTTTTTATATGTTCCGGTTGCTGTTCCTTACTTTCTTCGGCACATTCCGCGGTACACACGAGCAGGAGCATCATTTGCACGAGTCACCTGCTTCCATGACCATTCCATTGATCATTCTGGCTGTTCTTTCAGCGGTGGGTGGATTTATTGGAGTACCAGAAGCATTGCACGGCACACATTACCTGGCCGAGTTCATGAGCCCGCTTTATGACGCGGCCCGTCAGGTTAACCCCACAGCATTTGAAGCGACCACGCTTTCTCACTCGGAAGAATATCTTTTAATGGGTGTTTCGGTAGCAGTTGCATTGGTTTCCGCCATTGTTGCTTACGTGATGTATGTTCAAAAAGCATCCGTACCTGCGGCTGATACAAGTGAAAAATCATCTCTTCAAAAATTGGTTTATAACAAATATTATGTGGATGAGCTCTACGATTCGGTATTTGTAAAACCGATGAAGACGCTATCCAATATTCTGTACAGTTTCGGAGAATTTTTTATCGATCTGCTTGTCAATGCTGCCGTCAGGATCATTGGTACACTGGCTAAGCTCTTGAAAAAAACGCAAACAGGTTCAACGGGAGACTACGTTTTTGCCATGGTTTTAGGCATTGTAGTCCTGTTATTCTGGAAACTTTTACTTTGA
- a CDS encoding UDP-N-acetylglucosamine 4,6-dehydratase family protein, translated as MPSDQNKTVSVQSISPFNLEELLGREPIIIDQSNISNQISYSTILITGAAGSIGSELTRQIASYGPAKLFLIDHSETNLHELDIHLNACFPNLEIHSFVANVTDPVRMNEIISSARPEIIFHAAAYKHVPIMEKHPYEAIKTNVLGTQILADLALEHHVATFILISTDKAVNPSSVMGATKRMAEIYLQYLGFRHSAATRFVITRFGNVLGSNGSFIPVFKNQIASGGPVTVTHPDVTRYIMTVSEACQLVLEAGAVGSNGQILFFDMGKPVRIKDIAYRMIVLSGLQPETDIQIKYTGMRPGEKLNEELLSDDSCDAALHPKIRIARLAPLSFINVETMKALLTEVLLSGQTDQMVALLKLMIPEYISNNSEFQKLDKSDLIDVK; from the coding sequence ATGCCGTCAGATCAAAACAAAACCGTATCAGTTCAAAGTATCAGCCCGTTCAACCTCGAAGAACTCCTCGGGCGGGAACCGATCATCATTGATCAATCCAATATCTCTAACCAGATCTCGTACAGTACCATCCTCATTACCGGCGCGGCAGGGTCTATCGGTAGTGAGCTGACCAGGCAAATCGCTTCGTACGGCCCCGCAAAACTATTTCTGATAGATCATTCAGAGACAAATCTTCATGAGCTGGATATCCATCTCAATGCCTGCTTCCCAAACCTGGAAATACATTCATTTGTAGCCAACGTCACCGATCCCGTCCGGATGAATGAAATCATATCCTCCGCCCGACCAGAGATCATTTTCCATGCAGCGGCATACAAGCACGTGCCTATCATGGAAAAGCATCCCTATGAAGCCATCAAAACCAATGTACTGGGAACTCAGATACTGGCAGATTTGGCCCTGGAACACCATGTTGCCACTTTCATCCTCATTTCAACCGACAAAGCTGTCAATCCATCCAGCGTGATGGGCGCTACCAAACGTATGGCGGAAATCTACCTGCAATACCTCGGGTTTCGTCATTCGGCAGCGACGCGGTTCGTTATCACCCGGTTTGGCAATGTATTGGGTTCCAATGGTTCTTTTATCCCCGTTTTTAAAAACCAGATTGCCTCGGGTGGCCCGGTAACCGTCACGCACCCTGATGTTACCCGTTACATTATGACGGTATCGGAGGCCTGTCAGCTCGTTCTGGAGGCGGGAGCAGTCGGTAGTAATGGGCAGATACTGTTTTTCGATATGGGTAAACCGGTTCGGATCAAAGACATTGCCTATCGAATGATCGTATTGTCAGGTTTACAGCCCGAAACTGATATCCAAATCAAGTATACTGGCATGCGACCCGGCGAGAAACTAAATGAAGAACTGCTGAGTGATGATAGCTGTGATGCTGCACTTCATCCCAAAATCAGGATCGCACGGTTGGCACCGCTTTCCTTTATCAATGTAGAAACGATGAAAGCTTTGCTGACGGAGGTACTTCTTTCCGGTCAGACCGATCAGATGGTAGCATTGCTCAAACTGATGATCCCTGAGTATATCAGCAACAATTCCGAGTTTCAGAAACTTGACAAAAGTGACCTGATCGATGTGAAGTAA
- the nuoK gene encoding NADH-quinone oxidoreductase subunit NuoK, with translation MIPNPNVPEVNIPAVIQNIPLQSYLILSTLLFVIGIIGVLTRRNAIIIFMSVELMLNAANLLLIAFSSYRSDPSGQVFVFFIMAVAAAEVAVGLAIIVMIYRNTRNTDIGFLNKLKW, from the coding sequence ATGATTCCAAACCCCAATGTTCCAGAGGTTAATATACCAGCGGTTATTCAGAATATTCCTCTTCAAAGTTACCTAATTCTCAGCACCTTGCTTTTTGTGATCGGTATTATCGGAGTGCTTACACGCCGGAATGCTATCATTATTTTCATGTCTGTTGAACTCATGCTTAATGCTGCCAACCTGCTTCTGATCGCCTTTTCTTCATACAGGTCAGATCCTTCCGGGCAGGTTTTTGTATTTTTTATCATGGCAGTTGCAGCCGCGGAAGTTGCTGTTGGTCTAGCCATTATTGTAATGATTTACCGTAATACAAGAAATACAGATATCGGCTTCCTTAACAAGCTGAAATGGTAA